A stretch of Lactuca sativa cultivar Salinas chromosome 6, Lsat_Salinas_v11, whole genome shotgun sequence DNA encodes these proteins:
- the LOC111914192 gene encoding uncharacterized protein LOC111914192: MPSLQTALPPELANNAIRLYRECLRRAKYVGHKQHNTELVVQMVRQQFRKHMHETDPERIQKLKDDAARGLINHILYEAEELTGRKFS, from the exons ATGCCTTCTCTTCAAACAGCACTACCTCCTGAACTTGCCAACAATGCCATTAgg CTATATCGTGAATGTCTACGTAGAGCAAAGTACGTTGGTCATAAG CAACATAACACGGAGCTTGTTGTTCAAATGGTGAGGCAGCAATTCAGAAAGCACATGCATGAAACAGACCCAGAGAGGATTCAAAAGCTCAAAGAtga TGCAGCAAGAGGACTTATAAATCACATATTATATGAAGCAGAGGAGTTGACAGGAAGGAAATTCAGCTAG